From Staphylococcus sp. M0911, a single genomic window includes:
- a CDS encoding osmoprotectant ABC transporter substrate-binding protein, whose amino-acid sequence MKKHIKYTVILIALSLLVLSGCSLPGLGDGNSKNDVKITTTETSETKIIANMEKLMIEHETKGKIKPTIIGNLGSSIIQHNALQRGDVNMSAVRYTGTELTSVLNAKPTKDPKKAMAESQRLFKKKYDQKYYNSLGFANTYAFMVTKETAKKYHLEKVSDLEKYKDELRLGMDTQWMNRAGDGYPAFVKDYGFKFASARPMQIGLVYDALKNKKLDVAVGYSTDGRIAAYDLKILKDDRKFFPPYDGSPLATEKVIKDNPKIDTALKKLEGKVSTKEMQKLNYEADGKGKEPAIIAEEYLKKHNYFENDKNSKKGGQ is encoded by the coding sequence ATGAAGAAACATATCAAATATACAGTGATTCTTATTGCGTTGTCCCTCTTAGTATTATCTGGGTGTAGTTTGCCAGGTTTAGGGGACGGCAATTCAAAGAATGATGTAAAAATTACAACAACTGAGACGAGTGAAACTAAAATCATTGCTAATATGGAAAAATTAATGATTGAACATGAAACTAAAGGCAAAATTAAACCTACAATTATAGGTAACTTAGGTTCTAGTATTATTCAACATAACGCATTACAGCGCGGTGACGTTAATATGTCTGCGGTTAGATACACAGGTACCGAATTAACAAGTGTATTGAATGCCAAACCGACGAAAGATCCTAAAAAAGCCATGGCAGAATCACAAAGACTATTTAAGAAAAAATATGATCAAAAGTATTATAATTCATTAGGTTTTGCGAATACGTATGCGTTTATGGTGACAAAAGAAACAGCTAAGAAATATCACTTAGAAAAAGTATCAGACTTAGAAAAATATAAAGATGAATTACGATTAGGTATGGATACACAATGGATGAATAGAGCAGGCGATGGCTATCCAGCATTTGTTAAAGATTATGGATTCAAATTTGCCAGTGCACGACCAATGCAAATTGGACTAGTATATGATGCACTGAAAAATAAAAAATTAGATGTTGCTGTAGGATATTCTACTGATGGTCGTATTGCAGCCTATGATTTAAAAATCTTAAAAGACGATCGTAAATTCTTCCCACCTTATGATGGTAGTCCACTAGCGACTGAAAAAGTGATTAAAGATAATCCGAAAATAGATACAGCCTTGAAAAAGTTAGAAGGTAAAGTGTCAACTAAAGAAATGCAGAAATTAAATTACGAAGCAGATGGTAAAGGTAAAGAACCAGCTATCATTGCTGAAGAATACTTGAAAAAACATAACTATTTCGAAAACGATAAAAATAGTAAGAAAGGTGGTCAATAA
- a CDS encoding ABC transporter permease, giving the protein MKGNLFQSIIEYYSLNFGYLMELFFKHLLMSVYGVLFACIIGIPIGIVIARYKKLAWPIITIANIIQTVPAIAMLAILMLAMGLGPTTVVVTVFLYSLLPIIKNTYTGITDVDENIKDAGKGMGMTRNQVLRMIELPLSLSVIIGGIRIALVVAIGIVAIGSFIGAPTLGDIIIRGTNSTDGTTFILAGAIPIALIAILIDLGLRFLEKRLDPTRKNKKKFEHQPQQIK; this is encoded by the coding sequence ATGAAAGGTAATTTATTCCAATCTATTATTGAATATTACTCATTAAACTTTGGCTACCTAATGGAATTATTTTTTAAACATTTACTTATGTCAGTATATGGTGTGCTCTTTGCATGTATCATTGGGATACCGATTGGCATTGTCATTGCACGATATAAAAAATTAGCATGGCCAATCATCACGATTGCTAATATCATTCAAACTGTTCCAGCTATTGCCATGTTAGCCATTTTAATGTTAGCGATGGGACTTGGCCCAACGACAGTAGTTGTTACTGTATTCTTATATTCATTATTACCAATTATTAAGAATACGTACACGGGCATTACAGATGTAGATGAGAATATTAAAGATGCTGGTAAAGGCATGGGTATGACGAGAAACCAAGTTTTACGTATGATTGAATTACCACTATCTCTTTCAGTCATCATTGGTGGTATACGTATTGCGCTCGTTGTAGCAATTGGAATTGTGGCAATTGGTTCATTTATCGGTGCGCCAACGCTTGGTGATATTATCATCCGAGGTACCAATTCAACAGACGGTACGACTTTCATCCTTGCAGGGGCAATCCCTATTGCATTAATAGCCATTTTAATTGATTTAGGTTTAAGATTTTTAGAAAAACGATTAGATCCTACACGTAAAAATAAAAAGAAATTTGAACATCAACCACAACAAATCAAATAA
- the lrgB gene encoding antiholin-like protein LrgB, translating into MADYLGINTPYFGILLSLIPFVIATYFYKKTNGFFLLAPLFVSMVVGIVFLKLTGISYQSYKIGGDIIYFFLEPATISFAIPLYKKRDVLKKYWLQIFGGIALGTVVALILIYLVASLFQFGNQIVASMLPQAATTAIALPVSEGIGGVKELTSLAVILNAVVISALGTKIVQWFKITNPIARGLALGSSGHTLGVAAAKDLGETEESMGSIAVVIVGVIVVAIVPILAPILLG; encoded by the coding sequence ATGGCGGACTATTTAGGTATTAATACACCCTATTTCGGTATTTTACTATCATTAATCCCATTTGTTATAGCTACATATTTCTATAAAAAAACAAATGGCTTTTTCTTACTTGCACCTTTATTTGTAAGTATGGTTGTAGGTATTGTTTTCTTAAAATTAACAGGTATTAGCTATCAAAGTTATAAAATCGGTGGCGACATCATATACTTCTTCTTAGAGCCAGCGACAATCAGTTTTGCAATACCTTTATATAAAAAACGTGATGTATTAAAAAAATATTGGTTACAAATATTCGGTGGTATCGCATTAGGTACAGTTGTAGCCTTAATATTAATTTACTTAGTTGCTTCATTATTCCAATTTGGTAATCAAATTGTTGCATCTATGTTACCTCAAGCTGCTACAACAGCGATTGCCTTACCAGTTTCTGAAGGTATCGGTGGTGTCAAAGAGTTAACATCATTAGCTGTTATACTTAATGCTGTAGTTATCTCTGCACTTGGTACTAAAATCGTACAATGGTTTAAAATTACCAATCCAATTGCACGTGGTTTAGCGTTAGGTTCTAGTGGTCATACACTAGGTGTTGCAGCCGCAAAAGATTTAGGTGAAACTGAGGAATCAATGGGTAGTATTGCCGTTGTTATCGTCGGTGTCATCGTCGTCGCAATTGTCCCAATATTAGCACCTATTTTATTAGGTTAA
- the lrgA gene encoding antiholin-like murein hydrolase modulator LrgA — MANSPSQSERVQHTSGRVYHFFQQALTLAVILFISKIIEAVMPIPMPASVIGLVLLFIALCTGIVKLEQVESVGTALTNNISFLFVPAGISVINSLPILSKSPILIILLIIISTIFLLVCTGYASQLLVTKSLFPSKEKNEETSRIGG; from the coding sequence ATGGCTAACTCACCTTCTCAAAGTGAACGAGTTCAACATACATCTGGAAGAGTGTATCATTTCTTCCAACAGGCTTTAACACTTGCAGTTATTTTATTTATTTCCAAGATCATTGAAGCAGTCATGCCTATCCCAATGCCCGCTTCAGTAATCGGTTTAGTTTTATTATTTATAGCTTTATGTACTGGCATTGTTAAATTGGAACAAGTTGAATCCGTAGGAACTGCTTTAACGAATAACATCAGTTTCTTATTCGTACCAGCTGGGATTTCAGTTATCAATTCATTACCGATTTTAAGTAAAAGTCCAATACTGATTATCTTACTTATTATTATTTCAACTATTTTCTTATTAGTTTGTACTGGTTATGCATCTCAATTACTTGTGACTAAATCACTATTCCCAAGTAAAGAGAAAAATGAAGAAACTAGTCGTATAGGAGGTTAA
- a CDS encoding MFS transporter, which produces MNKASREFEGDNRLLLGIILGVITFWLFAQTLVNLVVPLQSTYQSDIGTINIAVSLTALMSGLFIVGAGDFADKFGRVKVTYIGLVLNIIGSLLIIITPLTPFLIAGRIFQGLSAACIMPATLAIINQYYIGTARQRALSYWSIGSWGGSGICTLFGGLMSTHFGWRTIFIVSIVLTLLSMYLIKHTPETKAEPVITENGEKKKFDIGGLMILIICMLSINVIITQTSKLGLFSPIILSLIVVFIVSLIGFIMYENKIKYPLVDFSLFSNKGYSGATVSNFMLNGVAGGTLIVVNTYYQQQLDFNESQTGMISLTYLIAVLIMIRVGEKILQALGPKRPLLMGSGITALGLVLLSLTFLPEPWYITSSVIGYLLFGTGLGIYATPSTDTAVAQAPDEKVGVASGVYKMASSLGNAFGVAISGTIYGVFASQMNMELGGFMGVILNAVIAIIAFFAILLLVPKKARNL; this is translated from the coding sequence ATGAACAAAGCTTCAAGAGAATTTGAAGGAGATAATAGGCTCCTTCTAGGTATCATTTTAGGTGTGATCACCTTTTGGTTATTTGCACAAACACTTGTGAATTTAGTTGTACCTTTGCAATCTACATATCAAAGTGATATCGGGACGATTAACATCGCAGTCAGTCTTACCGCTTTAATGTCAGGATTATTTATTGTAGGTGCCGGTGACTTTGCAGATAAATTTGGTCGTGTGAAAGTCACATACATAGGACTCGTATTAAATATTATTGGTTCTTTGTTAATCATTATCACACCATTAACACCGTTTTTAATTGCTGGAAGAATATTTCAAGGCTTGTCTGCTGCATGTATTATGCCTGCAACATTAGCCATTATTAACCAATATTACATTGGTACAGCGAGACAAAGGGCGTTAAGTTATTGGTCAATTGGATCATGGGGTGGTAGTGGTATTTGTACACTCTTTGGTGGCTTAATGTCAACGCACTTTGGTTGGAGAACCATCTTCATCGTTTCTATTGTATTAACATTATTATCAATGTATTTAATTAAACATACACCTGAAACAAAAGCTGAACCAGTTATCACTGAAAATGGTGAGAAAAAGAAATTCGATATTGGCGGATTAATGATTTTAATCATATGTATGTTAAGTATCAACGTGATTATTACGCAAACATCTAAACTAGGATTATTCTCACCCATTATTTTAAGTTTAATTGTGGTATTCATTGTTTCACTTATCGGCTTTATTATGTATGAAAATAAGATTAAATATCCTTTAGTAGATTTTAGTTTGTTTTCAAATAAAGGATATAGTGGTGCAACAGTTTCTAACTTTATGTTGAACGGTGTTGCAGGTGGGACACTCATTGTTGTTAATACCTACTACCAACAACAGTTAGATTTTAATGAATCACAAACAGGTATGATTTCATTAACTTATTTGATAGCAGTATTAATTATGATTCGTGTAGGTGAAAAGATACTACAAGCACTTGGTCCGAAACGTCCGTTATTAATGGGTAGCGGTATTACTGCACTTGGTTTAGTATTATTGTCTTTAACGTTTTTACCAGAACCTTGGTACATTACATCTAGTGTTATTGGTTATTTATTATTTGGTACTGGTTTAGGTATCTATGCTACACCATCTACAGATACAGCTGTAGCACAAGCGCCTGACGAAAAAGTGGGTGTTGCTTCAGGTGTTTATAAAATGGCATCATCTTTAGGTAATGCATTTGGTGTTGCTATTTCTGGAACGATATATGGCGTATTTGCATCACAAATGAATATGGAGTTGGGTGGTTTTATGGGTGTAATCTTAAACGCGGTCATTGCCATCATTGCATTCTTCGCCATTTTATTATTAGTTCCAAAGAAAGCAAGAAATTTATAA
- a CDS encoding 2-dehydropantoate 2-reductase has product MKIAIAGSGALGSGFGAKLFQNGYDVTLIDSWESHVKAIQTNGLHIDINGEHCHLEIPMYDSREIPEDVLYDVVFLFPKSMQLKEVLDYIQPHITQSTIVVCTMNGLKHERLIEQYVELPQIVRGVTTWTAGIESPGCTHLMGSGPVEVGSLVTDGTANVKTVVDILNRAELNGVLSNDLHQSIWKKICVNGTANALCTILECNLATLNQSDDAKNLIYKITQEIVHVATIDDVHLNLDEVFEYLIDLNDKVGPHYPSMYQDLINNHRKTEIDYINGAVARLGAEHHIDAPVNHFVANMIHAKEQQLDAQ; this is encoded by the coding sequence ATGAAGATAGCTATTGCAGGTTCAGGTGCATTAGGAAGTGGATTTGGTGCTAAATTATTCCAAAATGGATATGATGTAACGCTAATAGACAGTTGGGAATCACATGTTAAGGCAATTCAAACGAATGGATTGCACATAGATATTAATGGTGAACATTGTCATTTAGAAATACCAATGTATGATTCTAGAGAAATACCTGAAGATGTATTATATGATGTTGTATTTTTATTTCCTAAATCAATGCAACTTAAAGAGGTGTTAGATTATATACAACCACATATAACTCAATCAACTATCGTAGTATGTACGATGAATGGTCTAAAACATGAGCGTTTGATTGAGCAATATGTCGAATTACCACAAATTGTGAGAGGTGTGACAACATGGACTGCAGGAATTGAAAGTCCTGGTTGTACGCATCTAATGGGTAGTGGACCGGTTGAGGTAGGTTCATTGGTCACAGATGGTACTGCTAATGTAAAAACAGTCGTAGACATTTTGAATCGAGCAGAGCTAAATGGTGTATTGAGTAATGATTTACATCAATCTATATGGAAGAAAATTTGTGTGAATGGGACAGCCAATGCATTATGTACGATTTTAGAGTGTAATTTAGCAACATTAAATCAAAGCGATGATGCTAAAAATCTTATTTATAAAATAACCCAGGAAATTGTGCATGTAGCAACGATTGATGATGTGCATCTGAATTTAGATGAAGTGTTTGAGTACCTCATCGACTTAAATGATAAAGTAGGTCCACATTATCCTTCGATGTACCAAGATTTAATTAATAATCATCGTAAAACTGAAATTGACTATATCAATGGTGCGGTTGCTCGCTTAGGCGCGGAACATCATATTGACGCACCAGTCAATCATTTCGTAGCTAATATGATTCATGCTAAAGAACAACAATTAGATGCACAATAA
- a CDS encoding GNAT family N-acetyltransferase, with translation MIVNELEKAVVKQYMNLLLLADPEKQAIEQYINQCHVYLLSDEHQSQSLAIAAVETLSDTEVELKNIAVHPLYRRKGLGTYLMTWLFAKYQNMTMYVGTSDTESTLKFYYRLGFKDYDIRQNFFISQYEQPIYDNGKLLKDMKILKKDL, from the coding sequence ATGATTGTTAATGAACTAGAAAAAGCAGTCGTCAAACAATATATGAATTTGCTATTATTAGCAGATCCTGAAAAACAGGCAATAGAACAATATATTAATCAATGTCATGTCTATTTACTAAGTGATGAACATCAATCCCAATCCCTAGCTATAGCAGCAGTAGAAACATTATCTGATACGGAGGTAGAGTTGAAGAACATAGCTGTTCATCCTTTATATCGCAGAAAAGGACTGGGTACTTACCTAATGACATGGCTTTTTGCTAAGTATCAAAACATGACGATGTATGTTGGTACTAGTGACACTGAAAGCACGCTCAAATTTTATTATCGATTAGGATTTAAAGACTATGATATTAGACAAAACTTCTTTATTAGCCAATATGAACAGCCTATTTATGACAATGGAAAATTGCTCAAAGACATGAAAATACTTAAAAAGGATTTATAA
- a CDS encoding DUF1440 domain-containing protein produces the protein MSVSYKKVIMTGLVGGFLGGAVKMGWEALLPPRTPERDEEPPPMTMLNQLGLPENVKHARYHYNGNEIPLTIMGVHYGFSIANAFGYALLAEKFPQVKVLRGSAFGVLVNIAFHEYLLPHLALTPKVEDLPKEERFSELLGHIIWMNTIDFVHSSSK, from the coding sequence ATGTCTGTATCATACAAGAAAGTGATTATGACTGGTTTGGTTGGTGGCTTCTTAGGTGGCGCCGTTAAAATGGGGTGGGAAGCATTATTGCCACCTAGAACGCCAGAACGTGATGAAGAACCACCACCAATGACGATGCTTAATCAATTAGGTTTACCTGAAAATGTTAAACATGCGCGTTATCATTATAATGGTAATGAGATTCCACTCACAATTATGGGTGTTCATTATGGATTTTCTATAGCAAATGCATTCGGTTATGCACTACTTGCAGAAAAATTTCCGCAAGTAAAAGTATTAAGAGGAAGTGCTTTTGGTGTCTTAGTAAATATTGCCTTTCATGAATACTTACTTCCTCATTTAGCATTAACACCTAAAGTAGAAGATTTACCTAAAGAAGAAAGATTTTCAGAATTACTTGGGCATATTATTTGGATGAATACGATAGATTTTGTACACTCGTCTAGCAAGTAA
- a CDS encoding NAD(P)-dependent oxidoreductase, with protein MSKIFVTGATGLIGIKLTKRLLEEGHDVAGFTTSENGKNKLESANVKAYIGDILKYDTIEAAIADFQPEIIINQITDLKNVDMAANTKVRVECSKNLIDAAQKYNVKKVIAQSIGFMYEAGEGLATEETPLDLDSSGDRKVTVDGVIGLEEETSRMDEYVVLRFGWLYGPGTWYGKDGMIYNQFVDGKVTLSDGVTSFIHLDDAVETSIQALNFDNGIYNVADDEPVKGSDFAEWYKQQLNVDPEINIEPAQPFERGITNDKFKAQGGQLIYSTWKDGMNPIK; from the coding sequence ATGAGTAAAATATTTGTAACTGGTGCAACTGGTTTAATCGGCATCAAATTAACAAAAAGATTATTAGAAGAAGGTCACGATGTAGCTGGCTTTACAACATCTGAAAATGGTAAAAATAAATTAGAATCAGCTAATGTAAAAGCATATATCGGAGATATTTTAAAATACGATACGATTGAAGCAGCTATTGCAGATTTCCAACCAGAAATCATTATTAATCAAATTACAGATTTAAAAAATGTAGATATGGCAGCAAATACTAAAGTACGTGTCGAATGTTCTAAAAACTTAATCGATGCAGCTCAAAAATACAATGTTAAAAAAGTCATCGCACAAAGTATTGGCTTTATGTACGAAGCAGGGGAAGGCCTTGCTACAGAAGAAACACCATTAGATTTAGATTCAAGTGGTGACCGTAAAGTAACGGTTGATGGTGTTATTGGACTTGAAGAAGAAACATCTCGTATGGATGAATATGTTGTATTAAGATTTGGTTGGTTATACGGACCTGGTACTTGGTACGGCAAAGATGGTATGATTTACAATCAATTTGTAGACGGTAAGGTTACATTATCAGATGGCGTTACATCATTTATACATCTAGATGATGCAGTCGAAACGTCAATTCAAGCTTTAAACTTTGATAATGGTATTTATAATGTAGCAGATGACGAGCCTGTTAAAGGTTCAGATTTTGCAGAATGGTATAAACAACAATTAAATGTTGATCCAGAAATAAATATTGAACCTGCACAACCATTTGAACGTGGTATTACTAACGATAAGTTCAAAGCACAAGGTGGTCAATTAATTTATTCAACTTGGAAAGATGGTATGAACCCAATTAAATAG
- the yidC gene encoding membrane protein insertase YidC has protein sequence MAKRISLLLITVLCLSGCDYSKSDNRTGLFYNTFVQPMDRLLHLFGRLFNDNYGLAIIAIVLIVRFILLPFMLIQVKNMHIMREKTKVVQPQIDKIREKIKEADSQEERNAANQLLMNKYKQYGINPFKNIIGCLPVIIQIPILMSLYMSLKYPSSDGITKYPHFLWFNLTEPNIMMTLIAALMYFIQPLVNSIHYPKDERKTYYVMMILSPIFITYASLHSASALGLYWSVSAAFLIIQMHFAHRHYAKIGRSEAQQLRQSLEQHKEQR, from the coding sequence ATGGCCAAACGAATTTCTCTATTACTAATCACTGTTTTATGTTTATCAGGATGTGATTATTCAAAATCTGATAATCGTACAGGATTATTTTATAATACATTTGTGCAACCTATGGATCGGTTATTACATTTATTTGGCCGATTGTTTAATGATAACTACGGATTAGCTATAATAGCTATTGTCTTAATTGTACGTTTTATTTTATTACCATTTATGCTTATTCAAGTAAAAAATATGCATATTATGCGCGAAAAAACGAAAGTCGTTCAACCACAAATTGATAAAATTAGAGAGAAGATTAAAGAAGCAGATTCTCAAGAGGAACGAAACGCAGCAAATCAACTATTGATGAATAAATATAAGCAATATGGTATCAATCCATTTAAAAATATCATCGGTTGTTTACCTGTCATCATACAAATACCTATCCTTATGAGTTTATATATGAGTTTAAAATATCCAAGTAGTGATGGTATTACAAAATATCCACATTTTTTATGGTTTAATTTAACCGAACCGAATATTATGATGACGCTAATAGCAGCACTCATGTATTTTATTCAACCTTTAGTGAATTCAATTCATTATCCTAAAGATGAACGTAAAACGTATTATGTCATGATGATTTTGTCACCTATCTTCATCACTTATGCATCTTTACATTCCGCTTCAGCTTTAGGCCTTTATTGGTCGGTTAGCGCCGCATTTCTAATCATCCAAATGCATTTTGCGCATCGTCACTATGCCAAGATTGGCCGATCAGAAGCCCAACAACTAAGACAATCACTAGAGCAACATAAAGAACAACGTTAA
- a CDS encoding serine hydrolase domain-containing protein, whose protein sequence is MKKKPFIITTIMVIAILIAVIITKHFWAYNKNETLLTQSSQNYIDTIVKSDMKSGDIPGASILIIKDNKVFLNKGYGYANVEKKIKAKPTTRYEIASNTKAFTGYAILELAKNGKLNLNDHISKYLPGFYMKYDGKKQDITIKQLLGQKSGIPADITSEDQTEVYGDSIKNLVQSIKGKELNHKPGDTFEYSNMNYDILGLIIQNVSKESYNTYIKDHILEPLDMEHTTFKKTNSKNKHEAVGYEQSGGAIKKSAPSFNIGDTPSAFLMSNTRDLEHWVKMQLAPSSKTKDIVKASQKTINESQGEDDANGYAAGWFTNAHTDYIYHTGTLDNYSSVILLNPKKSYGIVVLANMNSNKVTQLADHLNAQVMNHKHYTTIETKIDQAHNINVIISIISMIGVVISLYFILRRLFAIKHGKYKVQRSKASLYAFILVMVAFVLISVAMYLLPYFVLGNNSWSFVMTWLPSHAKWALFSFYSCIILITILLVIIILSQKRTRHSN, encoded by the coding sequence ATGAAAAAGAAACCATTTATTATCACTACCATAATGGTAATTGCCATACTCATTGCTGTGATCATTACGAAACATTTTTGGGCATATAATAAAAATGAAACATTACTCACTCAATCTTCACAGAATTATATCGACACAATCGTGAAATCAGATATGAAATCTGGCGATATACCTGGCGCTTCGATATTAATCATAAAAGATAACAAAGTCTTTTTAAATAAAGGTTATGGTTATGCAAATGTCGAGAAGAAAATTAAAGCAAAGCCTACAACACGATATGAAATTGCATCAAATACTAAAGCATTTACAGGATATGCCATTTTAGAATTAGCTAAAAATGGCAAACTAAACCTTAATGATCATATATCTAAATACCTTCCAGGCTTTTACATGAAATATGATGGTAAAAAACAAGATATCACGATTAAACAATTACTTGGTCAGAAAAGTGGTATACCCGCAGATATTACAAGCGAGGATCAAACTGAAGTATACGGCGACTCTATCAAAAATTTAGTCCAAAGTATCAAAGGCAAGGAACTGAATCATAAACCTGGAGACACATTTGAATATTCCAATATGAATTACGATATATTAGGTCTCATTATCCAAAACGTATCTAAAGAATCTTATAACACGTATATCAAAGATCATATTTTAGAGCCACTAGATATGGAACACACAACATTTAAAAAGACCAACTCTAAAAATAAGCACGAAGCCGTTGGTTATGAACAATCAGGTGGCGCAATTAAAAAAAGTGCACCTTCATTTAATATTGGAGATACACCTTCAGCCTTTTTAATGTCTAATACGAGAGATTTAGAGCACTGGGTTAAAATGCAATTAGCACCATCATCTAAAACAAAAGATATTGTTAAAGCATCTCAAAAAACAATTAATGAATCACAGGGTGAGGATGATGCTAATGGTTATGCTGCTGGATGGTTTACTAATGCTCACACAGATTATATATATCATACAGGAACACTTGATAACTATTCCTCTGTTATATTGCTCAATCCGAAGAAATCTTATGGTATCGTCGTATTAGCAAATATGAATTCTAATAAAGTGACGCAACTCGCAGACCATTTAAATGCTCAAGTCATGAACCACAAACACTATACGACAATCGAGACCAAAATTGATCAAGCTCACAATATAAACGTGATTATCTCTATCATTTCTATGATAGGCGTTGTTATCAGTCTCTACTTTATCTTACGTCGCTTATTTGCCATCAAACACGGTAAATATAAGGTACAAAGAAGCAAAGCTTCACTATATGCCTTTATTTTAGTCATGGTAGCATTTGTTTTAATTAGTGTCGCTATGTATTTATTACCATACTTCGTCTTAGGCAATAATAGTTGGTCATTTGTAATGACCTGGTTACCATCACATGCTAAATGGGCTTTATTTAGCTTTTATAGTTGTATCATCTTAATTACCATATTACTTGTAATCATCATTTTAAGTCAGAAACGCACACGTCATTCTAACTAA